A DNA window from Bacillus andreraoultii contains the following coding sequences:
- a CDS encoding response regulator transcription factor, which translates to MTRWNVLIVEDQSIVRQGLKLMLEQDDKIRVVAEASNGQEAIKMIEKQIIDLVIMDIRMPVMNGIEATRVIKERFPQVKILILTTFNDDEYAIQALKYGANAFLLKTAERQTLVEAVYSCFRGGLPINEEVAANVMPRLLQKAEKKKEFPLSPRELTITKLVGEGKLNKEIAEELHLSVGTVKNHITQILQKLDLRDRTQLAIFAVKNDIA; encoded by the coding sequence TTGACAAGATGGAATGTATTAATTGTGGAAGATCAGTCTATCGTTAGACAAGGGTTAAAATTGATGCTTGAACAAGATGACAAGATTCGTGTCGTAGCTGAAGCGAGTAATGGACAAGAAGCAATAAAAATGATTGAGAAACAGATCATTGACCTTGTAATAATGGATATTCGGATGCCTGTAATGAATGGGATCGAGGCAACGAGGGTAATTAAGGAGCGCTTCCCACAAGTGAAGATTTTAATATTAACAACTTTTAATGATGATGAGTATGCCATTCAAGCATTAAAATATGGAGCGAATGCCTTCTTACTGAAAACAGCCGAACGACAAACATTAGTAGAGGCAGTTTATAGCTGCTTTCGTGGGGGTTTACCAATTAATGAAGAAGTAGCTGCTAATGTTATGCCAAGGCTGTTACAAAAGGCGGAGAAGAAAAAAGAATTCCCCCTTTCTCCGCGAGAACTTACGATTACGAAACTTGTTGGAGAGGGGAAATTAAATAAAGAAATTGCGGAAGAATTACATCTATCAGTAGGGACAGTAAAAAATCATATCACGCAAATTTTACAGAAACTTGATTTACGTGACCGAACACAATTAGCTATTTTTGCAGTGAAAAATGATATTGCCTAA
- a CDS encoding sensor histidine kinase, with the protein MNKFIYETLIFIGLWIIFFIYEGSLQSVPILLVSVVVGIMYFFYNVSPNPFILFYTNMILLLVLYYFSMNPYSLVLLTFFVILAVEKLKRTEFILLSLLSFVILTLFLVFGKVNGALLLFFIALLYIALRMNMLITGVTTQRNMYEALLGEYRKFKRLAAISEEEARYEERAKIARDIHDSVGHKLTSLLMQLEILSIQKGEEDFKELKILARESLEETRFAVRALKATEQEGMATILQLIKKLESESHILVQLTTKKGVLSVRLTNEQSVALYRVIQEGLTNAMRHANSREVFIELGRTAIGDIEFSIKNKIYKEEPIQEGFGLQNMRKRIEEQGGLLSVYQANDEFVVKGMIPIKETGSPIKNRVESEA; encoded by the coding sequence ATGAATAAATTTATTTATGAGACTCTTATTTTCATTGGACTTTGGATTATTTTCTTTATATACGAAGGTTCACTTCAATCGGTACCCATTCTCCTCGTTTCAGTAGTAGTTGGAATCATGTATTTTTTTTACAATGTTTCGCCAAATCCGTTTATTTTATTTTATACCAATATGATCTTATTATTAGTTCTTTACTATTTTTCTATGAATCCGTATAGCCTCGTACTACTTACATTTTTTGTTATTTTAGCAGTTGAGAAGTTGAAAAGGACAGAATTTATCCTATTATCTCTGCTCTCTTTCGTTATTCTTACATTATTCCTTGTATTCGGGAAAGTAAATGGCGCTTTGTTGTTATTTTTCATTGCTTTACTTTATATTGCTTTACGTATGAATATGCTTATAACTGGGGTTACTACCCAGAGAAATATGTATGAAGCATTGCTTGGAGAGTATCGGAAGTTTAAGAGATTAGCAGCGATATCTGAAGAAGAGGCTAGATATGAAGAACGGGCGAAAATTGCCCGGGATATTCATGATTCTGTTGGTCATAAGTTAACATCTTTGCTTATGCAATTGGAGATCCTATCGATACAGAAGGGAGAGGAAGATTTTAAAGAGTTAAAAATATTAGCTCGGGAAAGTTTAGAAGAAACGAGATTCGCAGTAAGGGCACTGAAAGCTACTGAACAAGAAGGAATGGCAACGATTTTACAGTTAATAAAAAAATTAGAATCAGAAAGTCATATTTTAGTTCAATTAACAACGAAAAAGGGGGTCCTATCCGTCCGTCTTACGAATGAGCAAAGTGTTGCTCTTTATCGAGTGATTCAAGAAGGATTAACAAATGCGATGAGGCACGCGAATTCAAGAGAAGTTTTTATTGAATTGGGGCGAACAGCTATTGGTGATATAGAATTTTCTATAAAAAATAAAATTTATAAAGAAGAGCCAATTCAAGAAGGTTTCGGTTTACAAAATATGCGAAAACGAATTGAGGAACAAGGGGGATTGCTATCTGTCTATCAAGCAAATGACGAGTTTGTTGTAAAGGGAATGATTCCTATTAAGGAAACGGGTTCACCTATTAAAAATCGGGTTGAAAGTGAGGCTTGA
- a CDS encoding TerC family protein, protein MKVGLFLGIELTLSAATIIVLLKVIAIDLVLSGDNAIVIAMATRRLPESHRNKAIYWGTAFAIFLRILFAIIIALLLKIPLVHFFGGVLLLIIAYKVLVNHGNQEEGEKLAAKDSIMGAIWTIIAADAVMSLDNVVAVAGASGGNIVILTIGVFISIPIMIFGSKIIVRYMERYPWIAYVGSGILAWTAGEMMIGDELIMDWLDLREGLITNLFTIVVTILLLFIAYLRNKRMNNTIQTIN, encoded by the coding sequence ATGAAAGTAGGGTTATTTTTGGGAATAGAATTAACTTTATCTGCAGCAACGATTATTGTACTATTAAAAGTCATTGCCATTGATCTCGTACTTTCAGGGGATAATGCGATAGTCATTGCGATGGCGACGCGGAGATTACCAGAAAGTCACCGAAATAAAGCGATTTATTGGGGAACTGCTTTTGCTATTTTCTTACGGATCCTTTTTGCGATAATCATTGCCTTACTACTAAAAATTCCACTCGTTCATTTCTTCGGTGGTGTATTACTTCTAATTATTGCTTACAAAGTTTTAGTGAACCATGGAAATCAAGAAGAAGGGGAAAAGTTAGCAGCAAAGGATTCGATTATGGGAGCGATATGGACGATTATTGCTGCGGATGCAGTGATGAGTTTAGATAATGTCGTCGCCGTTGCAGGTGCATCGGGTGGAAATATCGTTATTCTCACTATTGGCGTTTTTATTAGTATTCCAATTATGATTTTTGGATCGAAAATAATTGTTCGTTATATGGAAAGGTACCCATGGATTGCTTATGTTGGTTCAGGTATATTAGCTTGGACTGCTGGTGAAATGATGATAGGTGATGAGTTAATTATGGATTGGCTCGACCTGAGAGAAGGGCTGATTACGAATCTATTCACGATTGTTGTAACAATTTTACTGTTATTCATTGCTTATTTAAGAAATAAAAGAATGAATAATACCATTCAAACGATTAATTGA
- a CDS encoding GNAT family N-acetyltransferase → METKKLPKVILRELTLDDVEDRYQWCLDKEVTKHLNMPDKYPPFSREETLNWIKMCIEKTNGYEQKAIVTEQGKHIGWIDLKNIDKLNKHAELGIAIGDKNYWGKGYGLSAMQEMLLWGFNELELNKIWLRVEVDNERAIKSYKRMGYVEEGILRQDRLRNKKFVDRLRLSILKDEFFSKRKF, encoded by the coding sequence ATGGAAACAAAAAAACTGCCAAAAGTAATACTAAGAGAATTAACTCTTGATGATGTCGAAGACCGATATCAATGGTGTTTAGATAAAGAAGTAACAAAACATTTAAATATGCCAGATAAATATCCACCATTTAGCAGAGAAGAAACTCTAAATTGGATTAAGATGTGCATTGAAAAAACAAATGGATATGAACAAAAAGCGATAGTAACTGAACAGGGTAAACATATAGGTTGGATTGACCTGAAAAACATCGATAAATTAAACAAACACGCCGAATTAGGCATAGCAATAGGTGATAAAAACTATTGGGGAAAAGGGTATGGATTATCTGCGATGCAAGAAATGCTTTTGTGGGGGTTTAATGAATTAGAACTTAACAAGATTTGGCTTAGAGTTGAGGTTGATAATGAAAGAGCCATAAAATCTTATAAACGAATGGGTTATGTCGAAGAAGGTATTTTGAGACAAGACCGATTAAGAAATAAAAAATTTGTTGACCGTTTAAGATTGAGTATTCTTAAAGATGAGTTCTTCAGCAAAAGAAAGTTTTAG
- a CDS encoding IS1595 family transposase: MRATVILKAIQKLNPAEKHRLREYLIDALTASSSTGTVLQEISERKNKNGYRCPDCESEHIVRFGKYSTIVEGEEVKKQRYRCKACKKTFTDLTHTALYRTRRLNQWMKFIECMIEGYSLRKSAELIGNVTHVTLFYWRHKLLSSLKQLEISNFEGIVEMDETYFLYSEKGQRKIKDRKPRKRGGSAKKRGISNEQVCVLVARDRDKMTFSQVLGMGRLTKEQLDKAIGHKLSSENILCTDSWRAFKTYAAEKGMVIYQFKSDGKVRTKGLYHIQNVNNYHRRLKGWIQRFNGVATKYLNNYLVWFQVLESIQHQRNEVTMNDLIIRGNLTQNSETFDTIRLNKIVI; the protein is encoded by the coding sequence ATGAGAGCAACTGTTATTCTTAAAGCCATTCAAAAACTAAATCCAGCAGAAAAACATCGATTACGAGAATATTTAATTGATGCACTTACAGCATCCTCCTCAACAGGAACCGTTCTTCAAGAAATATCTGAGCGTAAAAACAAGAATGGTTATCGTTGTCCAGATTGTGAATCGGAGCATATTGTTCGGTTTGGAAAATATTCAACTATCGTTGAAGGAGAAGAAGTTAAAAAGCAACGTTATCGATGCAAAGCGTGTAAAAAGACATTTACCGACCTTACACATACAGCTTTATATCGAACTCGTCGTCTTAACCAATGGATGAAGTTTATCGAGTGTATGATAGAAGGATATTCATTACGTAAGTCTGCTGAATTGATTGGCAATGTTACTCACGTCACATTATTTTATTGGAGACACAAGCTCTTATCTTCGTTAAAACAATTGGAAATATCAAACTTTGAAGGTATCGTTGAAATGGACGAGACCTATTTCTTGTACTCAGAAAAAGGACAGAGAAAAATTAAAGATAGAAAGCCCCGCAAGCGTGGTGGTTCTGCAAAGAAACGTGGTATAAGCAATGAACAAGTATGTGTTCTAGTTGCAAGGGACCGTGACAAAATGACTTTTTCACAGGTATTAGGAATGGGTAGATTAACAAAAGAACAATTGGACAAAGCTATCGGTCATAAACTTTCAAGTGAAAATATATTATGTACCGATTCTTGGCGTGCCTTTAAAACATACGCTGCTGAAAAAGGAATGGTTATTTATCAATTCAAGTCTGATGGTAAGGTTCGTACAAAGGGGTTATACCATATTCAGAACGTCAATAATTACCATCGAAGGCTTAAAGGATGGATACAACGATTTAACGGTGTTGCTACTAAGTACCTAAACAATTACCTTGTCTGGTTTCAGGTATTAGAAAGCATTCAACATCAAAGAAATGAAGTCACGATGAATGACTTGATTATTAGAGGGAACTTAACACAAAATTCGGAAACCTTTGATACAATTAGGTTAAATAAAATTGTGATATAA
- a CDS encoding methionine ABC transporter ATP-binding protein has protein sequence MITFEQVSKTFKTNDREVHAVENISLTIHKGEIFGVIGFSGAGKSTLLRLVNLLEKPTSGKVIVNNQEIERLSEKELRKLRQNIGMIFQNFNLFASRTVYGNIAYPLKLAGVPKTEIKKRVAELLRFVGLEDKANYYPENLSGGQKQRVGIARALSTSPKILICDEATSALDPETTSEILHLLKKVNQDLNITILLITHEMNVIRKICDRVAVMENGRVIEEGPVVEIFSNPKTKTTKNFINSVLNDTISDSLLKELRQNGITKLYRLTFQGPATKQPVLSRIAKKYDVEVNILNGNISDLQGELFGYVIVELKGVEENVKKVLEALKEHVQIKEVLTNEG, from the coding sequence ATGATTACGTTTGAACAAGTTAGTAAAACATTTAAAACGAACGATCGTGAAGTTCATGCCGTCGAAAATATTAGCTTAACGATTCATAAAGGAGAAATCTTTGGCGTCATCGGGTTCAGTGGTGCTGGAAAGAGTACACTCCTTCGACTCGTAAATTTATTAGAAAAACCAACATCTGGCAAAGTCATTGTCAATAACCAAGAAATTGAACGTCTGTCAGAAAAGGAGCTGCGCAAACTCCGTCAAAATATCGGAATGATTTTTCAAAACTTTAATTTATTTGCATCGAGAACGGTATATGGAAATATTGCATATCCATTGAAACTGGCAGGCGTTCCAAAGACAGAAATCAAAAAACGTGTTGCCGAACTCCTTCGCTTTGTCGGATTAGAAGATAAGGCAAACTATTATCCTGAGAACTTATCAGGCGGACAAAAGCAGAGGGTCGGGATTGCTCGGGCACTTTCGACATCCCCAAAAATTCTCATTTGTGACGAAGCAACGTCGGCACTCGATCCGGAAACGACAAGTGAAATTCTCCATTTATTGAAAAAGGTGAATCAAGATTTAAACATTACAATTTTACTTATTACACATGAAATGAATGTTATTCGAAAAATTTGTGATCGTGTTGCTGTGATGGAAAATGGTCGAGTAATAGAGGAGGGTCCGGTTGTTGAAATTTTCTCCAACCCCAAAACAAAGACAACGAAAAATTTTATCAACTCAGTTTTAAATGATACAATCTCTGATTCGTTATTAAAAGAATTACGTCAAAACGGCATAACAAAACTGTATCGTTTAACGTTTCAAGGACCTGCGACAAAACAACCCGTATTATCTCGAATCGCCAAAAAATACGATGTTGAAGTAAATATTTTAAATGGAAATATTAGTGATCTTCAAGGAGAATTATTCGGCTATGTGATTGTGGAACTGAAAGGTGTCGAGGAAAATGTAAAAAAAGTACTTGAAGCCTTAAAAGAACATGTTCAAATTAAGGAGGTTTTAACAAATGAAGGTTGA
- a CDS encoding methionine ABC transporter permease produces the protein MKVDWNTFWPRIIESTGETITMVFFTLLFSSIIGVTLGLILYVTRKGNLVENTFIYSLLNFFINLIRPIPFIIFLVAIAPITRTVIGTTIGTGAAIFPMTIVASFSVARVVENNLVSIDPGIIEAAKAMGASPTRIIFDIIIPEAIGPLILGLTFITISLIDFSAMAGTVGGGGLGHVAMTYGYQRFDTSVMIVTVAILIILVQFAQWIGNTLARFFLRR, from the coding sequence ATGAAGGTTGATTGGAATACTTTTTGGCCACGAATTATAGAGTCAACAGGTGAAACAATTACGATGGTGTTTTTTACCTTATTGTTTTCATCAATCATCGGAGTAACGTTAGGACTCATTTTATATGTAACGCGAAAAGGAAATTTAGTCGAAAACACCTTCATTTATTCACTACTTAATTTCTTTATTAATTTAATTCGACCGATTCCATTTATTATTTTTCTTGTAGCAATTGCTCCAATTACAAGAACAGTAATCGGAACTACGATTGGAACGGGTGCAGCGATATTTCCAATGACCATCGTCGCATCGTTTTCTGTCGCAAGAGTCGTGGAAAATAACCTGGTCTCCATTGATCCGGGAATTATTGAAGCTGCAAAAGCAATGGGAGCAAGCCCTACTCGTATCATTTTTGACATTATTATACCGGAAGCTATCGGCCCTCTTATTTTAGGCTTAACTTTTATTACAATTAGCCTAATTGATTTTTCTGCCATGGCAGGAACAGTTGGTGGTGGAGGACTAGGTCATGTCGCAATGACATACGGCTACCAACGTTTCGATACATCCGTTATGATCGTTACCGTTGCCATCTTAATTATTTTAGTTCAATTTGCACAATGGATTGGAAATACACTTGCAAGATTTTTCCTACGACGATAA
- a CDS encoding MetQ/NlpA family ABC transporter substrate-binding protein, producing the protein MKKGFLLSLITILFISLLSACSSMTGADEKQVVKIGVTGSDGQYWDLIKEKAEKEGIEIKLIEFSDYTLPNQALAQGEIDLNSFQHIAFLKQFKKEHKLDLVPIGTTVIAPMGIYSEKYKDVADIPKGAKIAIPDDPSNQARALKLLEAAGFIKLKDGFGLFDDPSGIEENKHNLEIIPMTAQQTPRVLEDVAASVINNGVAGQAGFVPNEDAIFIEDPNDKRVQPYINIFAARTEDKDNPVYKKIVEIYHDPEVEEAVKKDTNGGSIVVNTPINELQDIIK; encoded by the coding sequence ATGAAAAAAGGATTTCTATTATCATTGATTACAATTTTATTCATTTCTCTTTTATCTGCTTGTTCAAGTATGACAGGAGCGGATGAAAAACAAGTAGTGAAAATTGGGGTAACCGGTTCAGATGGTCAGTATTGGGACTTAATAAAAGAAAAAGCGGAAAAAGAAGGAATTGAAATCAAGTTAATCGAGTTTTCCGACTATACGTTACCGAACCAAGCTCTTGCACAAGGAGAAATTGATTTAAATTCATTTCAACATATTGCGTTCTTAAAACAATTTAAAAAAGAACATAAACTTGACCTAGTCCCTATTGGAACAACGGTGATTGCGCCTATGGGAATTTACTCCGAAAAATATAAAGATGTTGCCGACATACCAAAGGGGGCAAAAATTGCAATTCCTGATGACCCATCAAACCAAGCACGTGCACTGAAATTATTAGAAGCAGCTGGGTTTATTAAACTAAAAGATGGCTTTGGATTATTTGATGACCCAAGTGGAATTGAAGAAAACAAACATAATCTTGAAATTATTCCTATGACTGCCCAACAAACACCCCGTGTCCTTGAAGATGTCGCAGCATCTGTGATCAATAATGGGGTTGCCGGTCAAGCAGGCTTTGTCCCAAATGAAGATGCAATTTTTATAGAGGATCCAAATGATAAACGTGTTCAACCATATATTAATATTTTTGCAGCTAGAACAGAAGACAAAGATAATCCAGTTTATAAGAAGATCGTTGAAATTTACCATGATCCAGAAGTTGAAGAAGCAGTGAAGAAAGATACCAATGGCGGATCAATTGTTGTTAATACACCAATAAATGAATTACAAGATATTATTAAATAA
- a CDS encoding M20 family metallopeptidase: protein MTNIYENQRGKIVESIENGKDLYIKTSHAIHERPEIGNEEYFASQTLTVILENAGFEVTKNVAGHETAFVARKSSHISGPKIAFLAEYDALPGLGHACGHNIIGTTSVAAGIALGEVIHETGGEVFVFGTPAEEGGPNGSAKGSFVKHGLTDHIDVSLMIHPSAKTSLTSPTLGVDPLDFHFFGKAAHASGSPEKGINALDAVILLFNGINALRQQLPSDVRIHGIITNGGDAPNIIPEYASARFFIRASTWARCKEVSTKVRKIAESAALATGAKVEIERFQNEVLDFILNPTLDSIIEEELIGLGEEVIKEEKKALGSTDAGNISHTLPTAHPHIKIGPDSLIGHTNEFREAAKSPLGDQALLTGAKVLAFTAHRLLTDAPLLKKVREDFEKAKSKQHH, encoded by the coding sequence ATGACAAATATTTACGAAAATCAAAGAGGAAAAATCGTAGAAAGTATAGAAAATGGAAAGGATTTATATATAAAAACAAGTCATGCAATCCATGAACGTCCAGAAATTGGGAACGAAGAGTATTTTGCTTCCCAAACATTAACAGTGATTTTAGAAAATGCTGGGTTTGAAGTAACTAAAAATGTCGCCGGTCATGAAACAGCTTTTGTCGCTCGGAAATCTTCTCATATTAGTGGACCGAAAATTGCCTTCTTAGCAGAATATGATGCATTACCAGGACTTGGTCATGCTTGCGGTCATAATATTATTGGAACAACTAGTGTTGCAGCTGGAATTGCGCTTGGCGAAGTAATTCATGAAACAGGTGGAGAGGTTTTCGTTTTTGGAACACCAGCAGAAGAAGGGGGACCGAATGGATCAGCAAAAGGAAGCTTTGTGAAACATGGGCTGACAGATCATATTGACGTTTCCTTAATGATTCATCCTTCAGCAAAAACTAGCTTAACGAGCCCTACGTTAGGGGTGGATCCGTTAGACTTTCACTTTTTCGGAAAAGCAGCCCATGCATCAGGTTCACCAGAAAAAGGAATTAACGCACTTGATGCGGTGATTCTACTCTTTAACGGAATTAATGCGCTGCGTCAACAACTTCCTAGCGATGTTCGGATTCATGGCATTATTACAAATGGCGGAGACGCACCAAATATTATTCCAGAATATGCATCCGCGCGTTTCTTCATTCGTGCAAGTACTTGGGCACGTTGCAAAGAAGTATCAACTAAAGTACGAAAAATTGCAGAAAGTGCAGCCCTTGCAACAGGAGCTAAAGTAGAAATTGAACGTTTCCAAAATGAAGTCTTAGACTTTATATTAAATCCTACACTTGATTCAATTATAGAAGAAGAATTAATTGGGCTTGGAGAAGAAGTAATAAAAGAAGAGAAAAAAGCACTCGGTTCAACGGATGCAGGAAATATTAGCCATACGTTACCAACAGCTCATCCACATATTAAAATTGGCCCTGATTCATTAATTGGCCATACAAATGAATTCCGTGAAGCAGCGAAATCCCCTCTAGGAGATCAAGCTCTTTTAACCGGAGCAAAAGTACTTGCATTTACGGCACATCGATTATTGACCGATGCCCCACTCTTGAAAAAAGTACGCGAAGACTTTGAAAAAGCAAAGAGTAAACAACATCATTAA
- a CDS encoding ABC transporter substrate-binding protein: MVQRKVTDHLGRLVEFSYPPKRIVSLVPGITDTLFSLNLQKEVVGRTRFCVHPKGLVDQVLKVAGTKDINLEKIRIVNPDLIFCEKEENTKEIVDQLEKEFPVFVCEIQSVHDVYKMIDDLGALTDRKREAESLRTKIAHGFDRLPRFSGKRFAYVIWKKPYMVVGNHTYIDSVFQSIGFENAFSTYAGRYPVVTEEDFQNAKLDYLFLASEPYPFKDSHREEFLDFLPEVPIKILDGEMFWYGPRMVEAVKYFQRILNEL; the protein is encoded by the coding sequence ATGGTTCAAAGGAAAGTGACTGATCATCTTGGGCGTCTTGTGGAATTTTCTTATCCTCCTAAGCGAATCGTTTCCTTAGTACCGGGGATTACAGACACGCTCTTTTCATTAAATTTACAAAAGGAAGTTGTTGGGCGCACACGATTTTGTGTTCATCCAAAAGGTCTTGTCGATCAAGTGTTAAAAGTAGCTGGAACAAAGGATATCAATCTCGAAAAAATTCGCATAGTGAATCCGGATTTAATATTTTGTGAGAAAGAAGAAAATACGAAAGAAATAGTTGATCAGTTGGAAAAGGAGTTTCCTGTTTTTGTTTGTGAAATTCAATCGGTTCACGACGTGTATAAGATGATTGATGATTTAGGTGCGTTAACTGACAGAAAGCGAGAAGCGGAATCATTGCGGACAAAAATTGCACACGGTTTTGATCGACTTCCTCGGTTTTCAGGAAAACGTTTTGCCTATGTTATTTGGAAGAAACCGTATATGGTCGTAGGAAACCATACATATATTGATTCTGTTTTTCAATCAATTGGGTTCGAGAATGCGTTTTCGACCTATGCTGGACGATATCCTGTTGTGACCGAAGAAGATTTTCAAAATGCTAAACTTGATTATCTTTTTTTAGCGAGTGAGCCGTATCCGTTCAAAGATTCGCATCGGGAGGAATTTTTGGATTTTTTGCCAGAGGTTCCAATCAAAATCCTAGATGGTGAGATGTTTTGGTACGGACCCCGAATGGTCGAAGCAGTGAAGTATTTTCAGCGTATACTTAATGAGTTGTAA
- the exaC gene encoding acetaldehyde dehydrogenase ExaC, whose amino-acid sequence MIYANPNTKGSLVHFKKKYENFIGGKWVAPVKGQYFDVVTPVTGQTFTKAARSSKEDIELALDAAHAAKDAWGKTSTTERAIILNKIADRLEENLEKLAVAETWDNGKAVRETLNADIPLAIDHFRYFAGVIRAQEGRITQLDNDTIAYHFQEPIGVVGQIIPWNFPILMAAWKIAPALAAGNCIVLKPAEQTPVSILVLMELIEDLLPDGVLNIVNGYGVEVGKPLATNLRIAKIAFTGSTAVGRQIMQYATENIIPVTLELGGKSPNIFFEDVMDQDDEFLDKVMEGFVMFALNNGEICTCPSRALIQESIYDKFMERALERVKSIKVGNPLDTEVMMGAQASKQQKDKILSYIQLGKDEGAECLIGGDVNHLGGDLEGGNYIQPTVFKGNNKMRIFQEEIFGPVLAVTTFKDFDEAIEIANDTMYGLGAGVWSRSGDIAYRAGRAIQAGRVWTNTYHKYPAGAAFGGYKMSGIGRENHAMMLDHYSQTKCLLVSYDRKPQGFF is encoded by the coding sequence ATGATCTATGCAAATCCAAATACGAAAGGTTCACTTGTTCACTTTAAGAAAAAATATGAAAACTTTATCGGGGGCAAATGGGTAGCACCAGTTAAAGGACAATATTTTGATGTTGTGACACCAGTTACTGGACAAACTTTCACAAAAGCTGCTCGTTCATCTAAAGAAGATATCGAACTTGCACTTGATGCGGCACATGCAGCAAAAGATGCTTGGGGTAAAACATCCACAACTGAACGGGCCATTATTTTAAATAAAATTGCAGACCGTCTAGAAGAAAACCTAGAAAAATTAGCGGTTGCGGAAACTTGGGATAACGGAAAAGCCGTTCGTGAAACATTAAATGCAGATATTCCACTAGCAATTGATCACTTCCGTTATTTTGCTGGCGTTATCCGTGCACAAGAAGGTCGTATTACACAACTAGATAACGATACCATCGCTTATCATTTCCAAGAACCAATTGGCGTTGTTGGTCAAATTATTCCATGGAACTTCCCGATTTTAATGGCTGCATGGAAAATTGCCCCAGCACTTGCAGCAGGTAACTGTATCGTCTTAAAACCAGCTGAACAAACACCTGTATCCATTTTAGTACTTATGGAATTAATTGAAGATCTTCTTCCTGATGGTGTACTTAATATTGTAAATGGTTATGGAGTAGAGGTTGGTAAACCTCTTGCTACAAATCTACGTATTGCTAAAATTGCATTTACTGGCTCTACAGCTGTTGGACGTCAAATCATGCAATATGCGACTGAAAATATTATCCCGGTAACCCTTGAACTTGGTGGTAAATCACCAAATATTTTCTTTGAAGATGTAATGGATCAAGATGACGAATTCCTTGATAAAGTGATGGAAGGATTTGTTATGTTCGCTCTAAATAATGGAGAGATTTGTACATGTCCATCTCGTGCTCTGATCCAAGAATCTATTTACGATAAATTTATGGAGCGGGCACTTGAACGAGTAAAATCAATTAAAGTTGGTAATCCACTAGATACGGAAGTAATGATGGGTGCCCAAGCATCAAAACAACAAAAGGACAAAATTCTTTCTTACATCCAACTAGGGAAAGATGAAGGTGCAGAATGTCTAATCGGTGGTGATGTAAACCATCTTGGTGGAGATCTTGAGGGCGGAAACTATATCCAACCCACCGTATTTAAAGGAAATAACAAAATGCGGATTTTTCAAGAAGAAATCTTCGGACCAGTTCTTGCTGTTACAACATTTAAAGATTTCGATGAAGCAATAGAAATTGCTAACGATACAATGTATGGATTAGGTGCTGGTGTTTGGTCAAGAAGTGGGGACATTGCATACCGTGCAGGTCGCGCTATTCAAGCTGGACGTGTTTGGACCAATACGTATCATAAATATCCTGCTGGTGCTGCATTCGGTGGTTACAAAATGTCTGGTATCGGTCGTGAAAACCATGCAATGATGCTTGACCACTATTCACAAACAAAATGCTTACTCGTGAGCTATGACCGTAAACCTCAAGGGTTCTTCTAA
- a CDS encoding DUF779 domain-containing protein, with translation MVNQVDVTDEALDFIHMLKEKYRNILFYQSGGCCDGSAVMCYQEGDFLIGENDILLGFIGNVPLYMHKSQCNYWKHTQLIIDVTDGEGPAFSLDSLEDKHFITRSRVFTDDEYEEKEKICR, from the coding sequence ATGGTGAATCAGGTCGATGTAACCGATGAAGCACTTGACTTCATCCATATGCTAAAAGAAAAATATAGAAACATTTTATTCTATCAATCAGGCGGTTGCTGTGATGGTTCTGCAGTAATGTGTTATCAAGAAGGTGATTTTCTCATAGGTGAAAACGATATTCTTCTCGGTTTCATTGGAAATGTACCGCTTTACATGCATAAAAGCCAATGCAATTATTGGAAACATACGCAACTAATAATTGATGTGACCGACGGGGAAGGTCCAGCATTTTCACTTGATAGTCTAGAAGATAAACATTTTATCACGCGCTCACGTGTTTTTACCGATGACGAGTACGAGGAAAAAGAAAAGATATGTCGATAG